The Actinomycetota bacterium genome contains the following window.
TACCACGGCCGAGGGGCCACGCAGCCTTCTCATCCCCCCGGGTATCGGCGCCCAAGGGCCCTGCCTTGAGCGTGTCTTTTGCCTTGAGCAATGTCCCCGGACGCGACGAGCGGGCCCCGACGGAAAGGGCCCGCTCGTCGATCACCCCTCGAAGGGGGCGGGGGACAGACGCTCTACTCGAACGTGCAGCCGCAGGAGTTGACCTCCCGCACGATCACGCCCTTGCCGGTGTCCATGTGGGTGGTGCAGGGCATGCACGGGTTGAGGCTGCGCACGGCCCGGAGCACGTCGATGCCCTTGATCTGGTCCTCGGGGACCGACTCGAGCAGGGGCGTGCCCACCACGCACTCCTCGTAGGGGCCGAGCTGGCCGAACGGGTCGGTCGGGGCCGCGTTGAGGGTGGACGGGGTGGTGATCTGGTAGTTGACCAGCTTGCCCTTGTCCATCTCGA
Protein-coding sequences here:
- a CDS encoding nickel-dependent hydrogenase large subunit, coding for EMDKGKLVNYQITTPSTLNAAPTDPFGQLGPYEECVVGTPLLESVPEDQIKGIDVLRAVRSLNPCMPCTTHMDTGKGVIVREVNSCGCTFE